A genome region from Hevea brasiliensis isolate MT/VB/25A 57/8 chromosome 9, ASM3005281v1, whole genome shotgun sequence includes the following:
- the LOC110636931 gene encoding autophagy-related protein 23 isoform X2, with the protein MDAHHASLGRRTLEEIRQKRAAERLNKTSSGPDFAKAPIPNDNIGMKKSESINRLSEADVSGLVSQLKDLKKKNADLEESNKMLSLRIHAKDVENESLQERLNDLEQNTVPSLRKALKGVTMEKDAAVVAREDLSAQLRTFKKRVKEAEEEQYRAEEAAAALRAELNSIQQQAMNSNILGGIASVGISPDQVQSLEKELASLKSNLQQESLLRQQEQQQLAQEQARVSTLASEKKELEEKLAAISRRAPEASEKVAHKAFSAEEKVKLEKQLHDMAVAVERLESSRQKLLKEVDSQSTEIEKLFEENSNLSSSYQEATSIAKQWENQFKGCLKQNEELRGVLVKTRMEQANMISSGDREILRSSIEGHSNRIDDTGSQTYTIEVISLKGELAKEQSRSEALSSEVLQLSAKLQETTQASTNQC; encoded by the exons ATGGACGCTCATCACGCTTCTCTAGGTCGACGAACG CTGGAAGAGATTAGACAAAAGAGAGCAGCTGAGAGATTGAACAAAACATCTTCTGGACCAGATTTCGCCAAAGCTCCAATCCCTAATG ATAATATAGGAATGAAAAAATCAGAAAGCATAAATCGACTCTCTGAG GCCGATGTTAGTGGATTAGTATCACAGCTAAAAGATCTGAAGAAAAAGAATGCAGATTTGGAGGAAAGCAACAAGATGTTATCCTTGAGG ATTCATGCAAAAGATGTTGAGAATGAGTCACTGCAGGAACGCTTAAATGATCTG GAACAAAATACTGTACCATCTTTAAGAAAAGCACTGAAGGGTGTTACCATGGAGAAAGATGCAGCAGTTGTTGCACGG GAGGACCTTTCAGCCCAGCTTCGCACCTTTAAGAAACGTGTAAAGGAAGCTGAGGAAGAACAATACAGA GCTGAGGAAGCCGCAGCAGCTTTGAGAGCAGAATTAAACTCGATACAGCAACAGGCAATGAATAGTAATATACTTGGTGGAATAGCTTCTGTTGGTATTTCACCAGATCAAGTACAAAGCTTGGAAAAGGAGTTGGCTAGTTTAAAGTCTAATTTGCAG CAAGAATCATTATTGAGGCAACAAGAGCAACAACAATTAGCACAGGAGCAAGCCCGAGTTTCTACCCTTGCATCTGAAAAAAAGGAATTGGAAGAGAAACTTGCTGCTATATCCAGAAGAGCCCCTG AAGCATCAGAAAAAGTTGCTCATAAGGCATTTTCAGCG GAAGAAAAGGTGAAACTTGAGAAGCAGTTGCATGATATGGCCGTAGCAGTTGAGAGATTGGAGAGTAGTAGACAGAAACTTCTAAAGGAG GTTGATTCCCAATCTACAGAGATAGAGAAGCTATTTGAGGAAAATTCTAATCTCTCTTCTTCTTATCAAGAGGCAACAAGCATAGCAAAGCAGTGGGAGAATCAG TTTAAGGGCTGTCTTAAGCAAAATGAAGAGCTTCGTGGAGTTCTTGTTAAGACAAGAATGGAGCAGGCTAATATGATTTCTTCAGGTGATAGGGAGATCCTGAGAAGCTCCATAGAAGGCCATAGCAATAGGATAGACGATACTGGTTCACAGACATATACAATTGAAGTTATTTCCCTCAAG GGCGAGCTTGCAAAAGAACAGAGCAGATCAGAAGCATTGTCATCTGAGGTCCTGCAGCTATCAGCAAAACTCCAAGAAACTACACAAGCAT CTACAAACCAATGCTGA
- the LOC110636931 gene encoding autophagy-related protein 23 isoform X1, with product MDAHHASLGRRTLEEIRQKRAAERLNKTSSGPDFAKAPIPNDNIGMKKSESINRLSEADVSGLVSQLKDLKKKNADLEESNKMLSLRIHAKDVENESLQERLNDLEQNTVPSLRKALKGVTMEKDAAVVAREDLSAQLRTFKKRVKEAEEEQYRAEEAAAALRAELNSIQQQAMNSNILGGIASVGISPDQVQSLEKELASLKSNLQQESLLRQQEQQQLAQEQARVSTLASEKKELEEKLAAISRRAPEASEKVAHKAFSAEEKVKLEKQLHDMAVAVERLESSRQKLLKEVDSQSTEIEKLFEENSNLSSSYQEATSIAKQWENQFKGCLKQNEELRGVLVKTRMEQANMISSGDREILRSSIEGHSNRIDDTGSQTYTIEVISLKGELAKEQSRSEALSSEVLQLSAKLQETTQACNGLARLYKPMLRNIESGLIKMKQDGSVTVL from the exons ATGGACGCTCATCACGCTTCTCTAGGTCGACGAACG CTGGAAGAGATTAGACAAAAGAGAGCAGCTGAGAGATTGAACAAAACATCTTCTGGACCAGATTTCGCCAAAGCTCCAATCCCTAATG ATAATATAGGAATGAAAAAATCAGAAAGCATAAATCGACTCTCTGAG GCCGATGTTAGTGGATTAGTATCACAGCTAAAAGATCTGAAGAAAAAGAATGCAGATTTGGAGGAAAGCAACAAGATGTTATCCTTGAGG ATTCATGCAAAAGATGTTGAGAATGAGTCACTGCAGGAACGCTTAAATGATCTG GAACAAAATACTGTACCATCTTTAAGAAAAGCACTGAAGGGTGTTACCATGGAGAAAGATGCAGCAGTTGTTGCACGG GAGGACCTTTCAGCCCAGCTTCGCACCTTTAAGAAACGTGTAAAGGAAGCTGAGGAAGAACAATACAGA GCTGAGGAAGCCGCAGCAGCTTTGAGAGCAGAATTAAACTCGATACAGCAACAGGCAATGAATAGTAATATACTTGGTGGAATAGCTTCTGTTGGTATTTCACCAGATCAAGTACAAAGCTTGGAAAAGGAGTTGGCTAGTTTAAAGTCTAATTTGCAG CAAGAATCATTATTGAGGCAACAAGAGCAACAACAATTAGCACAGGAGCAAGCCCGAGTTTCTACCCTTGCATCTGAAAAAAAGGAATTGGAAGAGAAACTTGCTGCTATATCCAGAAGAGCCCCTG AAGCATCAGAAAAAGTTGCTCATAAGGCATTTTCAGCG GAAGAAAAGGTGAAACTTGAGAAGCAGTTGCATGATATGGCCGTAGCAGTTGAGAGATTGGAGAGTAGTAGACAGAAACTTCTAAAGGAG GTTGATTCCCAATCTACAGAGATAGAGAAGCTATTTGAGGAAAATTCTAATCTCTCTTCTTCTTATCAAGAGGCAACAAGCATAGCAAAGCAGTGGGAGAATCAG TTTAAGGGCTGTCTTAAGCAAAATGAAGAGCTTCGTGGAGTTCTTGTTAAGACAAGAATGGAGCAGGCTAATATGATTTCTTCAGGTGATAGGGAGATCCTGAGAAGCTCCATAGAAGGCCATAGCAATAGGATAGACGATACTGGTTCACAGACATATACAATTGAAGTTATTTCCCTCAAG GGCGAGCTTGCAAAAGAACAGAGCAGATCAGAAGCATTGTCATCTGAGGTCCTGCAGCTATCAGCAAAACTCCAAGAAACTACACAAGCATGTAATGGTCTTGCACGCCT CTACAAACCAATGCTGAGGAACATTGAGAGCGGACTCATTAAAATGAAGCAAGATGGTTCTGTGACTGTACTGTGA
- the LOC110636986 gene encoding thymidine kinase a isoform X3, with the protein MLTAVSRMKYLISPPFAPISKAAPSFHFFCLLSKSKFLSYPITLSNPISLPLKPPAMLSIFPIQNRCIHSNSSPSPSSGEIHVIVGPMFAGKTTTLLRRIQSEGSNGRNVAVIKSNRDTRYGLDSIVTHDGVKLPCMALPNLSSFRQKFGADAYEQLDVIGIDEAQFFEDLYDFCREAADHDGKTLIVAGLDGNYLRRSFGSVLDIIPLADSVTKLTARCELCGKRAFFTLRKTEETRIELIGGADVYMPVCRHHYVSGQAVVEAARILLESQKAECGSHM; encoded by the exons atgttAACTGCTGTTTCAAGGATGAAATATCTAATATCCCCACCATTTGCACCCATTTCCAAGGCCGCACCTTCTTTCCATTTCTTCTGTTTACTCTCTAAATCCAAATTTCTTTCATATCCCATTACTCTCTCAAATCCCATTTCTCTACCCCTTAAACCTCCGGCTATGCTTTCAATTTTTCCAATTCAGAATCGATGTATCCACTCCAattcctcaccctctccctcctctGGCGAGATTCACGTTATAGTTGGCCCCATGTTCGCAGGAAAAACTACCACGCTTCTTCGTCGTATCCAGTCTGAAGGCAGCAATGGCAG AAATGTAGCAGTTATAAAATCAAACAGGGATACAAGATATGGTTTGGATTCAATAGTGACACATGATGGGGTGAAACTGCCATGTATGGCACTGCCTAATTTGTCATCATTTAGACAAAAATTTGGCGCTGATGCATATGAGCAG CTGGATGTGATTGGTATTGACGAAGCACAATTTTTTGAAGACCTATATGATTTCTGCCGCGAAGCTGCTGATCATGATGGAAAAACTTTAATAGTTGCTGGTCTAGATGGTAACTATTTGAG GAGGAGTTTTGGTTCTGTACTTGATATAATTCCTCTTGCTGATTCGGTAACTAAGTTAACTGCACGGTGTGAACTTTGTGGAAAACGTGCTTTCTTTACCTTGAGAAAGACAGAGGAGACAAGGATAGAACTTATTGGTGGGGCTGATGTCTACATGCCTGTATGTCGACACCACTATGTCAGTGGACAAGCGGTTGTTGAAGCTGCTAGAATTTTACTAGAGTCTCAGAAGGCTGAATGTGGCTCTCATATGTAG
- the LOC110636986 gene encoding pentatricopeptide repeat-containing protein At4g16470 isoform X1 — protein sequence MLTAVSRMKYLISPPFAPISKAAPSFHFFCLLSKSKFLSYPITLSNPISLPLKPPAMLSIFPIQNRCIHSNSSPSPSSGEIHVIVGPMFAGKTTTLLRRIQSEGSNGSFQVENMLQLDKTLKGLCFSGRMSEALRLLWCTGFKVDHGTYALLLQECIFRKQYRKGKRIHAQMVVVGYVANEYLNTKLLILYAKSGDLKAANVLFDMVVGKSLISWNAIIAGYVQKGQEEIGLTFYYKMRENGLTPDQYTFASVFRACATLATLEHGKKAHGVMIKCRLRENVVVNSALIDMYFKCSNLSDGHKVFSKSLNRNVVTWTSLISGYGQHGRVAEVLESFHRMKDEGFGPNYVTFLAVLSACSHGGLIDEAWDYFSSMKRDYGIQPRGQHYAAMVDLLGRAGRLQEAYEFVLEAPCQEHSVVWGALLGACRIHGDMDLVNCAAKKYFELDPENAGKYVVLSNTYAAFGFWDDVAKVRSMMRDSGILKEPAYSRIEVQGEVHCFLMGDKSHRKSEEICRTIIKMMRILRDAGYVPDISDH from the exons atgttAACTGCTGTTTCAAGGATGAAATATCTAATATCCCCACCATTTGCACCCATTTCCAAGGCCGCACCTTCTTTCCATTTCTTCTGTTTACTCTCTAAATCCAAATTTCTTTCATATCCCATTACTCTCTCAAATCCCATTTCTCTACCCCTTAAACCTCCGGCTATGCTTTCAATTTTTCCAATTCAGAATCGATGTATCCACTCCAattcctcaccctctccctcctctGGCGAGATTCACGTTATAGTTGGCCCCATGTTCGCAGGAAAAACTACCACGCTTCTTCGTCGTATCCAGTCTGAAGGCAGCAATGGCAG CTTTCAGGTTGAAAATATGCTTCAGTTGGATAAAACGTTAAAAGGTCTTTGTTTTTCGGGGAGAATGAGTGAAGCTTTGAGGCTATTATGGTGTACGGGATTCAAAGTCGATCATGGTACCTATGCTCTTCTGTTGCAAGAATGCATATTCAGAAAACAGTATAGGAAGGGGAAAAGAATCCATGCGCAAATGGTTGTTGTGGGGTATGTTGCCAATGAATATCTGAATACTAAGTTGTTGATTTTGTATGCAAAGTCTGGGGATTTAAAGGCTGCAAACGTGTTGTTTGATATGGTGGTGGggaaaagcttgatttcttggaatGCAATAATCGCTGGATATGTGCAAAAGGGACAAGAAGAAATAGGTCTTACATTTTATTAcaaaatgagagaaaatggttTGACACCAGACCAGTATACATTTGCATCAGTTTTTAGAGCTTGTGCTACTTTAGCGACACTGGAGCATGGTAAGAAAGCCCATGGTGTCATGATAAAGTGTCGTCTAAGAGAAAATGTAGTAGTTAACAGTGCCCTCATAGATATGTACTTCAAATGCAGCAATCTCTCTGATGGGCATAAGGTCTTTAGTAAATCATTAAACAGGAATGTTGTTACCTGGACTTCATTAATATCTGGGTATGGCCAGCATGGAAGAGTTGCAGAGGTTTTAGAATCATTTCATAGGATGAAAGATGAAGGTTTCGGACCAAATTATGTTACTTTTCTTGCAGTTCTTTCCGCTTGTAGTCATGGAGGTTTGATTGATGAAGCTTGGgattatttctcatcaatgaaAAGAGATTATGGAATCCAGCCCAGAGGGCAACACTATGCAGCAATGGTCGATCTTTTAGGTCGTGCTGGCAGGTTACAAGAGGCTTATGAGTTTGTACTGGAGGCACCTTGCCAGGAACACTCAGTTGTATGGGGTGCTTTGCTTGGGGCTTGTAGGATTCATGGAGACATGGACCTGGTAAATTGTGCAGCTAAGAAGTACTTTGAATTGGATCCAGAAAACGCTGGAAAATATGTGGTCTTGTCTAATACATATGCCGCATTTGGGTTCTGGGATGATGTTGCAAAGGTTAGGAGTATGATGAGAGATTCAGGAATATTGAAGGAACCTGCTTATAGCAGGATTGAAGTTCAAGGAGAAGTCCACTGCTTCCTAATGGGTGATAAATCTCATAGAAAATCTGAGGAGATATGTAGGACAATTATCAAAATGATGCGCATTTTAAGAGATGCTGGCTATGTTCCTGATATAAGTGACCATTAA
- the LOC110636986 gene encoding pentatricopeptide repeat-containing protein At4g16470 isoform X2 gives MLQLDKTLKGLCFSGRMSEALRLLWCTGFKVDHGTYALLLQECIFRKQYRKGKRIHAQMVVVGYVANEYLNTKLLILYAKSGDLKAANVLFDMVVGKSLISWNAIIAGYVQKGQEEIGLTFYYKMRENGLTPDQYTFASVFRACATLATLEHGKKAHGVMIKCRLRENVVVNSALIDMYFKCSNLSDGHKVFSKSLNRNVVTWTSLISGYGQHGRVAEVLESFHRMKDEGFGPNYVTFLAVLSACSHGGLIDEAWDYFSSMKRDYGIQPRGQHYAAMVDLLGRAGRLQEAYEFVLEAPCQEHSVVWGALLGACRIHGDMDLVNCAAKKYFELDPENAGKYVVLSNTYAAFGFWDDVAKVRSMMRDSGILKEPAYSRIEVQGEVHCFLMGDKSHRKSEEICRTIIKMMRILRDAGYVPDISDH, from the coding sequence ATGCTTCAGTTGGATAAAACGTTAAAAGGTCTTTGTTTTTCGGGGAGAATGAGTGAAGCTTTGAGGCTATTATGGTGTACGGGATTCAAAGTCGATCATGGTACCTATGCTCTTCTGTTGCAAGAATGCATATTCAGAAAACAGTATAGGAAGGGGAAAAGAATCCATGCGCAAATGGTTGTTGTGGGGTATGTTGCCAATGAATATCTGAATACTAAGTTGTTGATTTTGTATGCAAAGTCTGGGGATTTAAAGGCTGCAAACGTGTTGTTTGATATGGTGGTGGggaaaagcttgatttcttggaatGCAATAATCGCTGGATATGTGCAAAAGGGACAAGAAGAAATAGGTCTTACATTTTATTAcaaaatgagagaaaatggttTGACACCAGACCAGTATACATTTGCATCAGTTTTTAGAGCTTGTGCTACTTTAGCGACACTGGAGCATGGTAAGAAAGCCCATGGTGTCATGATAAAGTGTCGTCTAAGAGAAAATGTAGTAGTTAACAGTGCCCTCATAGATATGTACTTCAAATGCAGCAATCTCTCTGATGGGCATAAGGTCTTTAGTAAATCATTAAACAGGAATGTTGTTACCTGGACTTCATTAATATCTGGGTATGGCCAGCATGGAAGAGTTGCAGAGGTTTTAGAATCATTTCATAGGATGAAAGATGAAGGTTTCGGACCAAATTATGTTACTTTTCTTGCAGTTCTTTCCGCTTGTAGTCATGGAGGTTTGATTGATGAAGCTTGGgattatttctcatcaatgaaAAGAGATTATGGAATCCAGCCCAGAGGGCAACACTATGCAGCAATGGTCGATCTTTTAGGTCGTGCTGGCAGGTTACAAGAGGCTTATGAGTTTGTACTGGAGGCACCTTGCCAGGAACACTCAGTTGTATGGGGTGCTTTGCTTGGGGCTTGTAGGATTCATGGAGACATGGACCTGGTAAATTGTGCAGCTAAGAAGTACTTTGAATTGGATCCAGAAAACGCTGGAAAATATGTGGTCTTGTCTAATACATATGCCGCATTTGGGTTCTGGGATGATGTTGCAAAGGTTAGGAGTATGATGAGAGATTCAGGAATATTGAAGGAACCTGCTTATAGCAGGATTGAAGTTCAAGGAGAAGTCCACTGCTTCCTAATGGGTGATAAATCTCATAGAAAATCTGAGGAGATATGTAGGACAATTATCAAAATGATGCGCATTTTAAGAGATGCTGGCTATGTTCCTGATATAAGTGACCATTAA
- the LOC110636988 gene encoding pentatricopeptide repeat-containing protein CRR2, chloroplastic, translated as MWAFHSPQIAQSPSHHATHLPRTSAKPPICFVNLNPATASAATPTTTSNNNQLIQSLCKQGNLKQALKLLSHEPEPTQHTYELLILSCTHQNSLPDAQSVHRHLLENGFDQDPFLATKLINMYSFFGSIHDARKVFDKTRRRTIYVYNALFRALTLGGHGEEVLSLYRRMNSLGIPSDRFTYTYVLKACVASDCLISLLKKGKEIHAQILRRGYEAHVHIATTLVDMYARFGCVSYARFVFNEMPVKNVVSWSAMIACYAKNGRPFEALELFREMILENQDLCPNSVTMVSVLQACAALAALEQGRLIHGYILRRGLDDILPVISALVTMYARCGKLELGQQVFDQMDKRDVVSWNSLISSYGVHGFGKKAIQIFEEMIHKGVLPSPISFVSVLGACSHAGLVEEGKILFQSMHKKYGIYPSVEHYACMVDLLGRANRLEEAAKVIQDMRIEPGPKVWGSLLGSCRIHCNVELAERAGMRLFELEPTNAGNYVLLADIYAEAGMWEGVKRVKKLLGARGLQKVPGRSWIEAKRKIYSFVSVDEFNPQIEQLHALLVKLSTEMKEKGYVPQTKVVLYDLDAEEKERIILGHSEKLAVAFGLINTSHGETIRITKNLRLCEDCHSFTKFISKFANKEILVRDVNRFHHFRDGVCSCEDYW; from the coding sequence ATGTGGGCCTTTCACTCTCCTCAAATCGCCCAATCACCTTCCCACCATGCCACTCACTTGCCTCGTACCTCTGCTAAACCACCAATTTGCTTCGTAAACTTAAACCCGGCAACCGCCTCCGCCGCCACCCCCACCACCACATCCAATAATAACCAGCTAATTCAATCTCTGTGTAAGCAAGGCAACCTAAAACAAGCACTTAAGCTCCTCTCTCACGAGCCCGAACCAACCCAGCACACTTACGAGCTTCTAATTCTCTCTTGCACCCATCAAAACTCACTCCCCGATGCTCAATCGGTTCACCGTCACCTCCTTGAAAATGGGTTCGATCAAGATCCTTTCTTGGCGACCAAACTTATTAATATGTATTCGTTTTTTGGCTCTATCCATGATGCACGCAAGGTGTTTGATAAAACTCGAAGGAGAACTATTTATGTTTATAATGCTCTCTTTCGAGCGCTTACTTTGGGGGGTCATGGAGAAGAAGTACTGAGCTTGTATCGCAGGATGAATTCTCTTGGTATTCCCTCTGATAGATTCACGTATACTTACGTGCTTAAAGCTTGTGTTGCATCGGATTGTTTGATATCACTGCTAAAGAAGGGGAAGGAGATTCATGCACAAATTTTGCGACGTGGGTATGAGGCACATGTTCATATTGCGACTACTTtggttgatatgtatgcaaggttTGGTTGTGTATCGTATGCTAGGTTTGTTTTTAACGAAATGCCAGTGAAAAATGTGGTTTCTTGGAGTGCTATGATTGCGTGTTATGCGAAGAATGGGAGGCCTTTTGAGGCATTGGAGCTTTTTAGAGAAATGATACTTGAGAATCAAGATTTGTGTCCAAATTCTGTGACAATGGTTAGTGTGCTTCAAGCTTGTGCTGCTCTTGCTGCTTTGGAACAAGGGAGATTGATACATGGGTATATTCTTAGGAGGGGACTCGATGATATTTTGCCAGTTATTAGTGCCCTTGTTACTATGTATGCAAGATGTGGTAAACTTGAATTGGGGCAACAGGTGTTTGATCAGATGGATAAGAGAGATGTCGTTTCCTGGAATTCATTGATTTCAAGTTATGGGGTTCATGGATTTGGAAAGAAAGCAATccaaatttttgaagaaatgaTCCATAAAGGTGTATTGCCTAGTCCCATATCGTTTGTTAGTGTTTTGGGAGCTTGCAGCCATGCAGGACTGGTTGAGGAGGGGAAGATTTTGTTCCAGTCAATGCATAAAAAGTATGGGATATACCCTAGCGTGGAGCATTATGCTTGTATGGTAGACCTTCTTGGCCGGGCCAATAGGTTAGAGGAAGCAGCTAAAGTTATTCAGGATATGCGAATTGAACCAGGCCCTAAAGTTTGGGGTTCTCTCCTTGGATCCTGTAGAATTCATTGTAATGTTGAACTTGCAGAGAGGGCGGGCATGAGGCTATTTGAGCTTGAGCCTACAAATGCTGGGAATTATGTGCTTCTTGCTGACATTTATGCAGAAGCTGGTATGTGGGAGGGGGTAAAAAGAGTGAAGAAGCTGCTTGGAGCTCGAGGACTACAAAAAGTACCCGGTCGCAGTTGGATAGAAGCTAAAAGAAAAATCTACTCATTTGTGTCTGTTGATGAGTTTAACCCACAGATTGAGCAGCTTCATGCTTTGTTGGTGAAACTTTCAACTGAGATGAAGGAGAAAGGGTATGTGCCACAAACCAAAGTCGTGCTCTATGACCTTGATGCAGAGGAAAAGGAGCGAATAATATTAGGTCATAGTGAAAAATTAGCTGTTGCGTTCGGGCTTATCAATACAAGTCATGGAGAAACAATTCGGATCACCAAAAACTTAAGGTTATGTGAAGACTGCCATTCTTTTACAAAGTTCATTTCCAAGTTCGCAAATAAGGAGATTCTGGTCAGAGATGTGAATCGTTTTCACCATTTTCGAGatggggtttgctcatgtgaggaTTATTGGTGA
- the LOC110636998 gene encoding DNA-directed RNA polymerase II subunit RPB7 isoform X1: MFFHIVLERNMQLHPRYFGRNLRDNLVSKLMKDVEGTCSGRHGFVVAITGIENIGKGLIRDGTGFVTFPVKYQCVVFRPFKGEILEAVVTMVNKMGFFAEAGPVQIFVSNHLIPDDMEFQSGDMPNYTTSDGSVKIQKDSEVRLKIIGTRVDATEIFCIGTIKDDFLGVINDPATA, encoded by the exons ATGTTTTTCCACATAGTATTGGAAAGGAATATGCAATTGCATCCACGCTACTTCGGCCGCAACCTTCGCGATAATCTGGTCTCCAAGCTCATGAAAGATGTCGAGGGCACTTGCAG TGGTCGGCATGGATTTGTGGTGGCAATAACCGGCATAGAGAACATTGGGAAAGGGTTGATCCGAGATGGAACAGGATTTGTGACATTTCCAGTGAAGTACCAGTGTGTTGTGTTCAGGCCGTTTAAAGGAGAGATTCTGGAAGCTGTTGTTACCATGGTAAACAAG ATGGGATTTTTTGCTGAAGCTGGACCAGTTCAAATTTTTGTTTCAAACCAT CTAATACCTGATGATATGGAGTTTCAATCTGGAGATATGCCAAACTATACAACTTCGGATGGATCA GTTAAGATTCAGAAGGATAGTGAAGTGCGATTGAAGATAATTGGGACTCGAGTTGATGCTACAGAAATT TTTTGCATCGGCACTATAAAGGATGATTTCCTGGGAGTGATAAACGATCCAGCAACTGCTTAG
- the LOC110636998 gene encoding DNA-directed RNA polymerase II subunit RPB7 isoform X2 yields the protein MFFHIVLERNMQLHPRYFGRNLRDNLVSKLMKDVEGTCSGRHGFVVAITGIENIGKGLIRDGTGFVTFPVKYQCVVFRPFKGEILEAVVTMVNKMGFFAEAGPVQIFVSNHVKIQKDSEVRLKIIGTRVDATEIFCIGTIKDDFLGVINDPATA from the exons ATGTTTTTCCACATAGTATTGGAAAGGAATATGCAATTGCATCCACGCTACTTCGGCCGCAACCTTCGCGATAATCTGGTCTCCAAGCTCATGAAAGATGTCGAGGGCACTTGCAG TGGTCGGCATGGATTTGTGGTGGCAATAACCGGCATAGAGAACATTGGGAAAGGGTTGATCCGAGATGGAACAGGATTTGTGACATTTCCAGTGAAGTACCAGTGTGTTGTGTTCAGGCCGTTTAAAGGAGAGATTCTGGAAGCTGTTGTTACCATGGTAAACAAG ATGGGATTTTTTGCTGAAGCTGGACCAGTTCAAATTTTTGTTTCAAACCAT GTTAAGATTCAGAAGGATAGTGAAGTGCGATTGAAGATAATTGGGACTCGAGTTGATGCTACAGAAATT TTTTGCATCGGCACTATAAAGGATGATTTCCTGGGAGTGATAAACGATCCAGCAACTGCTTAG
- the LOC131183093 gene encoding early nodulin-75-like, with translation MGILNLIMDTHHHLLFIIHHHVDMHCQFKHHPRMDNRRLPIVLHYHMDIHHRATTFHLIIHFLLKHHPLMAIRHPLVDVHHPPKHHPLPLTSILHLLMDTHHLLIILHHHVDMHHQPKHHPRMDTHHLSIVLHYHMDIHHRATTFHLIIHLLFKHHPLMAVRHPFMDVCRPPKQHPPSHGYPPPSHGHPPPTYHPPPSHGHPPPTQTPPSHGCTPPTQKPPSHGHPPPTHRPPPSHGHPPQSHHIPPHYPPPSHGHTPTYHPPPSHGYSPHRHYPPPSQHPPPNHFPSPFHHPPSSHRHPPPSLTPPSSKCPPTSHGRPPRIYNPPPSHEHPPSMHYLPPRLAPLSQGYTPPS, from the coding sequence atggGTATCCTCAACCTTATCATGGACACCCACCACCACCTACTCTTCATCATCCACCATCACGTGGACATGCACTGCCAATTCAAACATCACCCTCGCATGGACAACCGCCGCCTACCCATTGTCCTCCACTATCACATGGACATCCACCACCGAGCCACCACATTCCACCTCATTATCCACTTCCTACTCAAACATCACCCCCTTATGGCTATCCGCCACCCCCTTGTGGACGTCCACCACCCACCCAAACACCACCCTCTCCCTCTCACAAGTATCCTCCACCTTCTCATGGACACCCACCACCTACTCATCATCCTCCACCATCACGTGGACATGCACCACCAACCCAAACACCACCCTCGCATGGACACCCATCACCTATCCATCGTCCTCCATTATCACATGGACATCCACCACCGAGCCACCACGTTCCACCTCATTATCCACCTCCTATTCAAACACCACCCTCTTATGGCTGTCCGCCACCCTTTTATGGACGTCTGCCGCCCACCCAAACAACATCCTCCCTCTCACGGGTATCCTCCACCTTCTCATGGACACCCACCACCTACTTATCATCCTCCACCATCGCATGGACATCCACCGCCAACCCAAACACCACCCTCTCATGGATGTACACCACCCACCCAAAAACCACCCTCGCATGGACACCCACCACCTACCCATCGTCCTCCACCGTCACATGGACATCCTCCACAGAGCCACCACATTCCACCTCATTATCCTCCACCTTCTCATGGACACACACCTACCTATCATCCTCCACCCTCACATGGATATTCACCACATCGCCACTATCCTCCACCTTCTCAGCATCCACCGCCCAACCATTTTCCTTCACCCTTTCATCATCCACCATCCTCACATAGACATCCACCACCCAGCTTAACACCACCCTCTTCCAAGTGTCCTCCAACCTCACATGGACGTCCACCACGTATCTATAATCCGCCACCCTCACATGAACATCCACCATCTATGCATTATCTGCCACCTAGATTAGCACCACTTTCTCAAGGGTATACGCCACCTTCTTGA